The Mytilus galloprovincialis chromosome 4, xbMytGall1.hap1.1, whole genome shotgun sequence genome contains a region encoding:
- the LOC143070564 gene encoding growth hormone secretagogue receptor type 1-like, which translates to MNIFIMSETTMLRENITDNITITTSIIPEMGGDPPRRPTLPEILMAYSEYVWAVNLGTYVFPIIIGLGTIGNVLSFLIMIRRTMIITPTCFYMAILAISDTTILYVDCLRKWVFLMYGEDAWNINTAACRAFYYLSYSSFHYSVWIIVAMTTERFFAIRYPLKFLTVGSMRKTKAACLIILICVLLLNCQFTWSVKITEKGTCVPEENYSNFHKDVMPWIDAVFYSFLPFVILITFNVLIICSFRKAHRRQKTLHGTSHKSATQNRASINHRMTAMLLSVTFTFIIMTAPKTILLCVRNEVFMFLKYNTYDFQEIALYTLITRIADLCIYTNHAINFFLYCVSGQRFRKELKLLFLCRKSRSASLSLYSSKCPPSSRYQTMQTVSRGSYENDNGLESYHMHTLNSNLGSNNNENCQDVNKQNEPESRL; encoded by the coding sequence atgaacatttttatcatGAGTGAAACAACTATGTTACGGGAAAATATAACAGATAACATCACCATAACAACATCCATCATTCCGGAGATGGGAGGAGACCCACCAAGAAGACCAACATTGCCAGAAATTCTTATGGCATATTCAGAATATGTCTGGGCAGTCAATCTTGGAACTTATGTCTTTCCCATTATAATAGGACTAGGAACAATAGGTAATGTTTTGAGTTTTCTAATAATGATCAGAAGAACCATGATTATAACTCCAACATGCTTTTACATGGCAATATTGGCTATCTCTGACACTACTATTCTGTATGTAGACTGTCTTCGGAAGTGGGTTTTCCTTATGTATGGCGAAGACGCCTGGAACATCAATACAGCAGCATGTCGGGCTTTTTATTATCTAAGTTATTCTTCATTTCACTACTCAGTATGGATTATCGTTGCTATGACTACTGAAAGATTTTTTGCAATTCGGTACCCGTTAAAATTTTTGACCGTTGGAAGCATGAGAAAAACAAAAGCAGCATGTTTGATTATTCTGATTTGTGTTTTGTTGCTCAATTGTCAGTTTACTTGGTCAGTGAAAATAACGGAGAAAGGAACGTGTGTGCCAGAAGAAAACTATTCAAACTTTCACAAAGACGTGATGCCGTGGATTGATGCTGTTTTCTATTCGTTTCTAccatttgttattttaattacatttaacGTGCTAATTATTTGTTCCTTCAGAAAGGCTCACAGAAGACAGAAAACTCTCCATGGCACTTCACATAAATCTGCAACTCAGAATCGCGCATCTATAAACCACAGAATGACCGCCATGTTGTTGTCAGTGACTTTTACTTTCATTATAATGACTGCTCCAAAAACAATTCTACTCTGTGTAAGGAATGAGGTTTTCATGTTTCTTAAGTATAACACATATGACTTCCAAGAGATTGCATTATACACTCTAATAACCCGTATTGCTGACTTGTGTATCTATACTAATCATGCAATCAATTTCTTCCTTTATTGTGTAAGTGGACAGAGATTTAGAAAAGAATTGAAACTGCTGTTTTTATGTCGCAAATCCCGCAGTGCAAGTCTGTCGCTATATTCATCAAAATGTCCGCCATCATCTCGTTACCAAACAATGCAGACGGTCAGTAGGGGATCATATGAGAATGACAATGGACTTGAATCTTATCACATGCACACACTGAACAGTAATTTAGGATCaaacaataatgaaaattgtcaggatgttaataaacaaaatgAGCCAGAAAGCCGCCTGTGA